The sequence GCTTCGTTGATCTCGACCAGGTCGATGTCGTCGAGGGTGAGGCCGGTCTTCTTCAGCGCGTACGCGGTGGCGGGGATCGGTGCGGACAGCATCCGGATCGGGTCCTCGGCACGTACGGAGAGGTGGTGGACGCGGGCGCGCGGGGTGAGGCCGTGCTCGGCGACGGCCCGTTCGGAGGCGATGAGCAGGGCGGCGGCGCCGTCGGAGACCTGCGAGGAGCAGGCGGCGGTGATCGTGCCGCCGTCCATGACGGGCTTGAGCGCGGCCATCTTCTCCAGGGTGGTGTCGCGGCGCGGCCCCTCGTCGGCGGTGACCTCTCCGTACGCGACGGTCTCGCGGGCGAAGCGGCCCTCGTCGATGGCGCGGATCGCCCGTTGGTGGGAGAGGAGGGCGAACTCCTCCATGTCGCGCCGGCCGATGCCCCACTTCTCGGCGATGAGCTGGGCGCCGTGGAACTGGTTGACGGGTGCGTCGCCGTACCGGGCTCGCCAGCCTTCGCTGCCCGCATAGGGGCCTTCGGTGAAGCCGAGGGGTTCGGCCGCCCGGCGGGAGGCGAAGGCGATCGGGATCTGCGTCATGTTCTGGGTGCCTCCGGCGACGACCAGGTCCTGGGTGCCGGAGAGCACCCCCTGGGCGGCGAAGTGCACGGCCTGCTGGGAGGAGCCGCACTGGCGGTCGATGGTGACGCCGGGGACCTCTTCGGGGAGTCCGGCCGCCAGCCAGGAGGTGCGGGCGATGTCGCCGGCCTGGGGTCCGACGGTGTCGAGGCAGCCGAAGACGACGTCCTCGACCGCCGCCGGGTCGATGCCGGCGCGGGCGACCAGGGCCTTCAGCACATGGGCGCCGAGGTCGGCGGGGTGGACGGCCCCGAGGCCCCCCTTGCGCCTGCCGACGGGGGTGCGTACCGCTTCGACGATGTAGGCCTCGGCCATGGCTGCTGCTCCTTGGGTGAGTCAGTGACGCAGGGCGATCCCGTCGAGCACCATCGAGAGGTACTGGCGGGCGATCTCCTCGGGGCTGTGCTGTCCGCCCGGCCGGTACCAGGAGGCCGCGACCCAGACGGTGTCGCGGACGAAGCGGTAGGTGAGCCGGATGTCGAGGTCGGCGCGGAAGGTCCGGTCGGCGACACCGCGTTCCAGGGTGCCGAGCCATGCCTTCTCGAACTTCTGCTGCGAGTCGGCCAGGTACTGGAAGCGGGGCTGGGTGGCGAGGTGCTTGGACTCCTTCTGGTAGATGGCGACGGCGGCGCGGTGCCGGTCGATCTCCCGGAAGGACTCGGTGACCAGGGCCTCGATGGATTCCCGGGGGCCGAGGCCGGCCTCCAGTACCGCGTCGTACCCCTCCCAGAGTTCGTCGAGGAAGGTGGAGAGGATCTCGTCGACCATCGATTCCTTGGAATCGAAGTGGTAGTAGAGGCTGCCCGCGAGCATGCCCGCCTCGTCCGCGATCTTCCGGACGGTGGTGGCGTTGTATCCCTGCGCGGCGAAGACCTCGGCGGCGGTGGCGAGCAGTTCGCGGCGCCGCTCGGGCGAGGGGGTCACCTGGGGCTTCTTCTTGGTAGGCACCCGTCCATTGTCCGTCCGCCCGCCGTCCGGCCGTCCACCCGCCGGACCGCCGCCCGTCCGGCCGTTCCCCGCCCGTCGCCCGTCCGTGCCCCGATGGCCGCCTCATGCACGCTGACTGCTCACGGAGACGACCTCGCCGGTCATGTAGGAGGAGTAGCCGCTGGCGAGGAAGACGATGACGTTGGCGACCTCCCAGGGTTCGGCGTACCGGCCGAACGCCTCCTTCTCGGTGAGTTCGGCGAGAAGCCCGGCGGAGGTGACCTTGGCCAGGTGCGGGTGCATGGCGAGGCTGGGGGCGACCGCGTTGACCCGTACGCCGTACGCGGCCGCTTCGACGGCGGCGCAGCGGGTGAGTGCCATGACGCCCGCCTTGGCGGCGGCGTAGTGGGCCTGGCCGCTCTGGGCGCGCCAGCCGACGACGGAGGCGTTGTTGACGACGACGCCTCCGCTGCCCGCGGCCTTGAGGGAGCGCAGGGCGGCCCTGGTGCAGCGGAAGGTGCCGTTCAGGGTGACGTCGAGGACCTTGGTCCACTGGTCGTCGGTCATCTCGGTGAGTTCGGCGGTGCCGCCGAGGCCCGCGTTGTTGACGACGATGTCGAGGCCGCCGTGGGTCTGTTCTGCGTGCGCGAAGAGGGCCCGGACCTGGGCTTCGTCGGTGACGTCGCAGGGCAGGGAGGTGACACGGTCGGCGCCGAACTCGTCGGCGAGTGCCTGCTCGGTCTCCTTCAGCCGGCGGGCGTGGGCGTCGCCGATGACGACCCGGGCGCCCTCCTCCAGGAGCCGGCGGGCGGTGGCTCCGCCGATCCCGGCCCCGGCGGCCGCGGTCACGACGGCGTTGCGGGAGGTCAGCAGTCCGTGTCCCGGTAGGTACTGCGGTGCGCTCACGCCCTGCCTCCTCGGGTCTCCGGCGCCGGGCCCTAGCCGGTGCCGGTGCGCGTACATTAACCTACCAAACACTTGTTAGGGAAGGATGAGCCGATGCCCGATCCGACACCCGGCCCCACCCAGGGCCCGGCGCCCGCCTCCGGTCCGGCACCCGACGGCGGGACCGGGCCCGTGCTGTACGAGCGCCGGGGGCCGGTCGCGTACGTCACGCTGAACCGCCCGCGCTACCGCAACGCCCAGAACTCCGCGATGACCTACGCGCTGGACGCCGCCTTCTACCGGGCCGCCGAGGACGGTGAGGTGAGGGCCGTCGTGCTGGCCGGGGCCGGGGACCACTTCTCGGCGGGGCATGACATCGGCACCCCGCAGCGCGACGCGCATCTGCCCTTCGAACGCCGGGCCGGACTCTGGTGGGACCACAGCGACAAGACGGGCGCGGAGAGCCGTTTCGCCCGGGAGTCGGAGGTCTATCTCGGGATGTGCAGACGCTGGCGCGAGCTGCCCAAGCCCGTGGTGGCGTCCGTCCAGGGGGCGTGCGTGGCGGGCGGGCTGATGCTGGCGTGGATCTGCGATCTGATCGTGGCGAGCGAGGACGCGTTCTTCGCCGATCCGGTGGTGCGGATGGGCATCCCCGGCGTCGAGTACTTCGCGCACCCCTGGGTGATGCCGCCCCGGATCGCCAAGGAGTTCCTCTTCACCGGCGACCGGATGAGCGCCCGGCGGGCGTACGAGGTCGGCATGGTCAACCGGGTCGTCGAGCGGGCCGAACTCGCCGAACGTACGCATGAACTGGCCCTGCGCATCGCCGAGATGCCGCGCCTCGGGCTGGCGCTCACCAAGCGCGCCGTGAACCAGGCGGAGGACCTCCAGGGCCTGCACAGCGGCCTGGACTCGGTCTTCGGGCTGCACCATCTCGCCCACGCCCACAACGCGGAGACGGCGGCGGACCCGCTCGGCGGCATGGATGTCGCCGCGATGAAGAAGGCGGGCACGTGATGGACCTGGCGCAGTCGGCGCGCACGGACGCCATCCGGGCCGAGGCGCGAGCCTGGCTGCGGGCCAACGTGCCCGCCCGGCCGCTGCCGTCGCTGGAGACCGAGGAGGGGTTCGCCGCGCACCGGGCGTGGGAGGCGCGGCTGCACGCGGACCGGTGGTCGGCGGTCTCCTGGCCCGCCGGGTACGGCGGCCGGGACGCGGACATCTTCGGCTGGCTGGCCTTCGAGGAGGAGTACTACGCGGCCGGTGGCCCCGGCCGGGTCTCGCAGAACGGCATCAGCCTGCTCGCCCCCACGCTCTTCGACCACGCGACCGAGGAGCAGCGGGCCCGGGTGCTGCCGTCGATGGCGAGCGGCGAGGTGATCTGGGCGCAGGCCTGGTCCGAGCCGGAGGCGGGTTCCGACCTGGCGTCGCTGCGCTCGCGCGCGGTGCGCACGGACGGCGGGTGGCTGCTGTCGGGGCAGAAGACCTGGTCCTCGCGTGCGGCGTTCGCGGACCGGGCGTTCGGGATCTTCCGTACGGACCCCGAGGCCGCCAAGCCGCATCACGGGCTGACGTATCTGATGTTCGACCTGTCGGCGCCGGGCGTCACGGTCCGGCCGATCGGGCGCCTCGACGGGAAGCCGGCGTTCGCCGAACTGTTCCTGGACGAGGTCTTCGTACCGGACGCGGACATCATCGGGGAGCCCGGCCAGGGCTGGCGTATCGCCATGTCGACAACGGGCAACGAGCGCGGGCTCACCCTCCGCTCCCCCGGCCGTTTCCTCGCCGCGGCGGACCGGCTGTCCGGGCTGTGGCGGGCACGGGGCGAACCGTCGGACACGGCGCTGCGGGACCGGGTCGCCGACGCGGTGATCGGGGCGCGGGCCTATCAGCTGTTCACCTACGCGGGCGCGTCGCGGTTCGCGGCGGGGACGGCCATCGGCGCGGAGTCGAGCCTGAACAAGGTGTTCTGGTCGGAGTACGACATCGCGCTGCACGAGACGGCGCTCGATCTGCTGGGACCGGACGCGGAGCTGGCGGAGTCCGCGTGGTCCGAGGGGTACGTCTTCTCCCTCGCGGGTCCGATCTACGCCGGGACGAACGAGATCCAGCGGGACATCATCGCCGAGCGGCTGCTCGGCCTGCCGAAGGGACGGCGCTGATGCGTTTCCTCCTCGACGGGGAGCAGCGGGAGTTCGCCCGCTCGCTGGACGCGATGCTGACGGCCTCGGACACGCCGTCGGCGGTACGGGCCTGGGGCGCCGGGGACCATGGGCCGGGCAGGGCCCTGTGGGCACGGCTCGCGCACGCCGGGGTGTTCGCCCTCGCGGTCCCGGAGGCGCACGGCGGCGTGGGACCCCTTCCGGTCGAACTCGCTGTCGCCTTCGTGGAGTTGGGGCGGCATGCGGTGCCGGGTCCGGTGGTGGAGACCGTGGCGCTCTCGGTGCTGCTGAGTGCCGTGGGCGGCCCGGCGGCTGAGGAGTGGCTGCCCCGGCTGGCCGCGGGGGAGGCTTCGGCGACCCTGCGGATGGACGGGTACGGGCCGTACGCGCTGGACGCGGACGTGGTGGACGGGGTGTTCGTGGTGACCGGGCAGGAGCTGCGGCTCGCGCCGGGGCCGGGAACGCTCCATGCCTCGGCCGATCCGGCGCGGCGGCTGTTCACGCCGGAGGCGGGGGGTGCGGTGCTCGCCGCCGGGCCCCGGGTGGTGGCGGCGGCACGCGCGGCGGGCGACTGGGCGGCGTTCGCGACGGCGGCCCAGGCGCTGGGGACCGGGGAGGCGTTGCTGGGCTCCACGGTCGAGTACGTCAAGCGGCGTACCCAGTTCGCGGTGCCCATCGGCTCCTTCCAGGCCGTCAAGCACCGGCTGGCGGACACGCTGCTGGGGCTGGAGTTCGCGCGTCCGGCGCTGTACGGGGCGGCGGTGTCACTGGCCGGGGGATCGCCGCGGGCCGGGGCGGATGTCGCGGCGGCGAAGGTGCTGGCGGGCGAGGCGGGGTACGCGGCGGCCCGTACCGCGCTCCAGCTGCACGGTGCGGTGGGGTACACCCAGGAGCTGGACCTGTCGTTGTGGCTGCGCAAGGCACGGCCGCTGCGGGATGCGTGGGGGACGCCGGGGGTGTGCCGGGAGCGGGTGCTCTCCGGGTAGCGGTGCGGAGTGCCCCTTCCGCTCTCCTGGCAGCGGGAAGGGGCACTCGGTCTCAGGCTCCGGACGGTGCGGCGTCGCTGCCGCGGCGGATGGTGCGCAGGAGGTGGCCGGGACGCCAGGTCTCGACGATCAGGGTCTCGCCGTCGATCGTCGTACGGACCACCTCGGTCAGTTCCGTACGGAAGAGGAGGAAGGGTTCCGGGGGCTCCACCTCCTCGGCGAAACGGGCCCGGACCCCGGGGTCGGTCACCTCCACGGCGCGCCCGGACACGCGGACGTCACCGTCGTTCATCTCGGCGTCGGGTCCCGGGTTGGCCTGGAGCGCGAAGCGCGGGTCCCGCCGCAGGTCCAGCGCCTTGCGGGAGCCCGGCATCATGCCGAGCCACAGCTCACCGAGGCGGAACTCCGCCTCCAGGCCGGTGACCCGGGGCGAGCCGTCCTTGCGCAGGGTCGCCAGAACCTGGTGCTTGTACTGCTGGAACCGGGTGCGCACCGTCTCGGCGAAGTCGGGTTGTGCCGCTGCGAAGTCCGCCCAGGGGGCCGGTGGGGTCGAGGTCATGCCAGCCATCGAACACCCGAAACCCGACACCTTCTGTCCGGTTTGATCGAAGGTCGGCGGAGGTCACCGGATCGGACGCTGCCGTACCCGGCGGCCCCCGCGTCCGGACCCGGCAGGTTCACACCGGCGACAGGGTGATCACGACCGCGTCGCCCATCGTCCGCAGGACGCCCGGTGACCCGCCGGTCGCCAGGACCGCGTCGTAGCGGCCGAGTGCGACATCCGTGCCGTCGATCACGGCCCCGCCGTCCAGGGCGAGCGCCAGTACCGTGCCGCCGTGCGGCGGAAGCAGCCGGACGGTGCCACGGACGACCGCCGTCTCCGCCCGCGTACGGCTCCTGCGGTACATCACGTTGAGGTTCACGACGGGGCCGGCCAGCAGAAGGCCCTCCGTCGTCAGGTCGCCGGGGAAGTCGTAGGGCCAGTACGGCTCGTCGACGATGTGGTGTTCGCCGTCCACGATCAGGTCCATCCCGGCGCCCTCGACCACCGTCAGGGTGCGGTCGACGCCCTCGAACGCGGAGAACGGCCCGTCGGCGTCGACGTCCGCCAGGCTGACCCGCCAGTCGAAGGCGTCCATCGGCGCCCCCGCGGGGTGTACGGCGATCTCGCGGGTGACTCCCCCGCCGTTCCTCCAGGGCACGGCCGTGCGCACGGCGGCCCTCAGTACGTGCGGCGAACCGGCCATGTCGTCTCCCTGTGTCTCCGGTCCGCGCGGCGCGGACTCCTGAGGGTAGGTCACCGCCCGGGGCCCGGCGGTGACCCGGGCATGGCGCCACCTGCCGCGTTCGCTATCTTGAGCGCCGCCGTCCCCACCGGCTCGTTCGTCTCAGCCAGCAGTGAAGGAGCCGGTCATGGAGGCCGCCGCCACCACGTGTTACCGCCATCCGTCGTACGAGACGTATGTGCGCTGCACCCGTTGCGACCGCTACATCTGCCCGGACTGCATGCGGGAGGCTTCGGTCGGCCATCACTGCGTGGAGTGTGTGAAGGAGGGACAGCGTTCCGTCCGGCGGGCCCGTACGGTCTTCGGCGGTGCCCTCTCCACGGCGGCGAAGCCCGTCGTGACCTGTGTGCTGATGGCGCTGAACGTCCTCGCCTACATCGCGGAGGTGGCCAGGCCCGCGCTCGTGGACCGGTTCGGCGTGCTCGGTGCCGTGCTGGAGGACCCGCAGGGCGCTCAGTACTACTACAAGGGCGAGACGTTCCCCGGGTACGAGCTGATCGGCATCGCGGACGGCGAGTGGTACCGGCTGCTGACCGGTGCCTTCCTGCATCTGCCACCGGACTCCTCGTTCGGTGTGATGCACCTGGTCTTCAACATGCTCGCGCTGTGGAACCTGGGCCGGGTCATCGAGGGCCAGCTGGGCCGGGCGCGCTATCTGGCGCTGTATCTGCTGTCCGCGCTGGGCGGTTCGGTGCTCGTCTATCTGGTCTCCCCCGACACCATGACGGTGGGCGCGTCCGGGGCGATCTTCGGGCTCGCGGCCTCGTTCTACGTCATCAACAGGCGGCTCGGCCGGGACATGCGGGCGGTCAACCGGTTCATGGCCGGGTTTCTGATCTGGATGGTCGTCTCGGCGCTGTTCACCTCGTGGCAGGGGCACTTGGGCGGGCTGCTGACCGGAGCCCTGGTGACCTACGGGCTCGCGTACGCCCCGGCGAAGCTGCGGACCTCCCCGGTACAGCTCGGTGGCGGGCTCGTCCTGCTGTGTCTGCTGGCCGTGGCCGTGGCGCTGAAGACGGCGGCGCTGACGGGCGGCGGTGCCTGATGGACGGCCGTACGAGCCCGGTGCCGACGGGCCCGGAACCGGTGAGCGGCGGTGTCCGGTGAGCCGCACGACCCCGGCCCGCCCGGTCGACATCACCGCGCTGTTCCCGGAGATCGCCCCCTACGCCCGTACCGCGACGCGGCTGCATCCACGTCCCGGTACGCCGACGGCGGCGTCGAGTTCGGTGGGCGGCCCGCTGCTGTGGCCCGCGGCGGAGCCGTGGCCGGTCTGCCGGGAGCCGCACCCCCGCTCGCACGGGCTCCGGCCCGCCGATGTGCGAAGGCGCCGGGAGATCCTGGCGGCGGCCTGGCTGCGCCCGCGCCCGGCGTCGGGCGGTCTCACCTACGTCGGTGGCGAGGAGGCCGAGCTGGACGCGATGGTGGAGGGGCACCACCCGCCGGGGCCGGCCGACGACGCCCCCGTACCGCTGATGGCGCTCGCCCAGCTCTTCGTGCGCGACGTGCCCGCGCTGGCGGAGTTCGCGCCCGGTGACTCCGATCTGCTCCAGGTGCTGTGGTGCCCCTTCGACGACCACCCGGGCACCGGGTGCGCCCCGGCGCTCCGGCTGATCTGGCGGCGGGCCGCCCAGGTCACCGAGGTCCTCGCCGGGCGGCAGCCGGAGCCGGAGGTGGTGGAGGACGACGGGTACGTCCCCGAACCGTGTGTGCTGCACCCGGAGCAGGTGACCGACTTCCCGTGGCACGAGGATCTGCCGGACGCGCTCGTGGCCCGGATCAGGGCCTGGGAGGAGGGTCCCGCCCAGGAGCTGCCCGGGGCCCCTTCGTACCAGCAGGACCTCTCCCTCGCGCCCGGCTGGAAGGCCGGGGGCTGGGACGGCTGGAGCGTGACCGACCTTCAGCGGCCCCGCTGCGCATGCGGACGGGAACTGCGGCTGATGCTCACCGTCGACTCCAGCGAGTGGGGCGGCGGCGGGTGGTGGCCGCACGAGGACCCGTCGCCCACCGATCCGGAGCTGCCTCCCGTGCCGCTGCTCGGTGAGCCGACGCAGATCACGGTGGGGCGGTACGGCGCCTACCGGGTGTTCGTCTGCCCGGCGGACGCCTCGCATCCGCACGGGGTCGACGTCCAGTAGCCCCGGGACGGCGGCCACCGTCCCGGCGCGCACCGCCGTGGCGGCGTCCGCCCCCGGACGCGCCACGGCGCCCGCATGGTCCGGTCGGGGACTGCGCAGGCGCCGCGTTCAGTTCCGTACGCCGTTGTACGGGACGTTTTTTGGGGGGATTCCCCCGGAGGGGACTCCCGTGTGGGTCAGACCAGCAGTGACCGGTCCGTCGGGCGGATCGGGGCCGGCAGTGCGCTGGTCCCGGTCAGGAAGCGGTCCACGCCTCGTGCCGCGGAGCGGCCCTCGGCGATGGCCCAGACGATGAGCGACTGGCCGCGGCCCGCGTCACCGGCGACATAGACGCCTTCGACGTTGGTCGCGTAGTCGTCGTCGCGGGCGACATTGCCGCGCTCGTCGAGTTCGAGGCCGAACTGCTGGACCAGACCGTTGGCCTGGTCGGTGCCCGTGAAGCCCATGGCGAGAGTGACGAGCTGGGCGGGGATACGCCGCTCCGTGCCGGGCTTCTGCTCCAGCTTACCGTCCTTGAACTCCACCTCGACCAGGTGGAGGGCCTGGACGTCGCC is a genomic window of Streptomyces sp. NBC_01237 containing:
- a CDS encoding SDR family oxidoreductase — encoded protein: MSAPQYLPGHGLLTSRNAVVTAAAGAGIGGATARRLLEEGARVVIGDAHARRLKETEQALADEFGADRVTSLPCDVTDEAQVRALFAHAEQTHGGLDIVVNNAGLGGTAELTEMTDDQWTKVLDVTLNGTFRCTRAALRSLKAAGSGGVVVNNASVVGWRAQSGQAHYAAAKAGVMALTRCAAVEAAAYGVRVNAVAPSLAMHPHLAKVTSAGLLAELTEKEAFGRYAEPWEVANVIVFLASGYSSYMTGEVVSVSSQRA
- a CDS encoding TetR/AcrR family transcriptional regulator; translated protein: MPTKKKPQVTPSPERRRELLATAAEVFAAQGYNATTVRKIADEAGMLAGSLYYHFDSKESMVDEILSTFLDELWEGYDAVLEAGLGPRESIEALVTESFREIDRHRAAVAIYQKESKHLATQPRFQYLADSQQKFEKAWLGTLERGVADRTFRADLDIRLTYRFVRDTVWVAASWYRPGGQHSPEEIARQYLSMVLDGIALRH
- a CDS encoding HutD/Ves family protein, which codes for MAGSPHVLRAAVRTAVPWRNGGGVTREIAVHPAGAPMDAFDWRVSLADVDADGPFSAFEGVDRTLTVVEGAGMDLIVDGEHHIVDEPYWPYDFPGDLTTEGLLLAGPVVNLNVMYRRSRTRAETAVVRGTVRLLPPHGGTVLALALDGGAVIDGTDVALGRYDAVLATGGSPGVLRTMGDAVVITLSPV
- a CDS encoding acetyl-CoA C-acetyltransferase: MAEAYIVEAVRTPVGRRKGGLGAVHPADLGAHVLKALVARAGIDPAAVEDVVFGCLDTVGPQAGDIARTSWLAAGLPEEVPGVTIDRQCGSSQQAVHFAAQGVLSGTQDLVVAGGTQNMTQIPIAFASRRAAEPLGFTEGPYAGSEGWRARYGDAPVNQFHGAQLIAEKWGIGRRDMEEFALLSHQRAIRAIDEGRFARETVAYGEVTADEGPRRDTTLEKMAALKPVMDGGTITAACSSQVSDGAAALLIASERAVAEHGLTPRARVHHLSVRAEDPIRMLSAPIPATAYALKKTGLTLDDIDLVEINEAFAPVVLAWLKETGADPERVNVNGGAIALGHPLGATGARLMTTLLHELERTGGRYGLQTMCEGGGQANVTIIERL
- a CDS encoding enoyl-CoA hydratase, coding for MPDPTPGPTQGPAPASGPAPDGGTGPVLYERRGPVAYVTLNRPRYRNAQNSAMTYALDAAFYRAAEDGEVRAVVLAGAGDHFSAGHDIGTPQRDAHLPFERRAGLWWDHSDKTGAESRFARESEVYLGMCRRWRELPKPVVASVQGACVAGGLMLAWICDLIVASEDAFFADPVVRMGIPGVEYFAHPWVMPPRIAKEFLFTGDRMSARRAYEVGMVNRVVERAELAERTHELALRIAEMPRLGLALTKRAVNQAEDLQGLHSGLDSVFGLHHLAHAHNAETAADPLGGMDVAAMKKAGT
- a CDS encoding acyl-CoA dehydrogenase family protein, giving the protein MDLAQSARTDAIRAEARAWLRANVPARPLPSLETEEGFAAHRAWEARLHADRWSAVSWPAGYGGRDADIFGWLAFEEEYYAAGGPGRVSQNGISLLAPTLFDHATEEQRARVLPSMASGEVIWAQAWSEPEAGSDLASLRSRAVRTDGGWLLSGQKTWSSRAAFADRAFGIFRTDPEAAKPHHGLTYLMFDLSAPGVTVRPIGRLDGKPAFAELFLDEVFVPDADIIGEPGQGWRIAMSTTGNERGLTLRSPGRFLAAADRLSGLWRARGEPSDTALRDRVADAVIGARAYQLFTYAGASRFAAGTAIGAESSLNKVFWSEYDIALHETALDLLGPDAELAESAWSEGYVFSLAGPIYAGTNEIQRDIIAERLLGLPKGRR
- a CDS encoding rhomboid family intramembrane serine protease yields the protein MEAAATTCYRHPSYETYVRCTRCDRYICPDCMREASVGHHCVECVKEGQRSVRRARTVFGGALSTAAKPVVTCVLMALNVLAYIAEVARPALVDRFGVLGAVLEDPQGAQYYYKGETFPGYELIGIADGEWYRLLTGAFLHLPPDSSFGVMHLVFNMLALWNLGRVIEGQLGRARYLALYLLSALGGSVLVYLVSPDTMTVGASGAIFGLAASFYVINRRLGRDMRAVNRFMAGFLIWMVVSALFTSWQGHLGGLLTGALVTYGLAYAPAKLRTSPVQLGGGLVLLCLLAVAVALKTAALTGGGA
- a CDS encoding pyridoxamine 5'-phosphate oxidase family protein, which translates into the protein MAGMTSTPPAPWADFAAAQPDFAETVRTRFQQYKHQVLATLRKDGSPRVTGLEAEFRLGELWLGMMPGSRKALDLRRDPRFALQANPGPDAEMNDGDVRVSGRAVEVTDPGVRARFAEEVEPPEPFLLFRTELTEVVRTTIDGETLIVETWRPGHLLRTIRRGSDAAPSGA
- a CDS encoding acyl-CoA dehydrogenase family protein, producing MRFLLDGEQREFARSLDAMLTASDTPSAVRAWGAGDHGPGRALWARLAHAGVFALAVPEAHGGVGPLPVELAVAFVELGRHAVPGPVVETVALSVLLSAVGGPAAEEWLPRLAAGEASATLRMDGYGPYALDADVVDGVFVVTGQELRLAPGPGTLHASADPARRLFTPEAGGAVLAAGPRVVAAARAAGDWAAFATAAQALGTGEALLGSTVEYVKRRTQFAVPIGSFQAVKHRLADTLLGLEFARPALYGAAVSLAGGSPRAGADVAAAKVLAGEAGYAAARTALQLHGAVGYTQELDLSLWLRKARPLRDAWGTPGVCRERVLSG